The region TGCTAATGAACTTTGTACTAAAGAAGAATATCATTGGTTTTGCAGGATGTATGACTCAACTCTacttcttctgtttttttgtcaTCTCTGAATGTTATGTCCTGACAGCaatggcctatgatcgctatgtggctATCTGCAATCCTCTCATGTATAATGTTGCTATGTCCCCTAAAGTCTGTTCCTATCTTATGCTTGGTTCATATTTGATGGGGTTTTCTGATGCCATGATCCATACTGGATGCATCCTGAGGCTGACCTTCTGTGATGGGAATACCATTAACCACTACTTCTGTGATGTTCTGCCATTGATGAAGCTCTCCTGTACAAGCACCTATGTAAATGAGGTAGAGATTTTCATTGTAGGGGGCAAAGATATCACTGTGCCCAGTATTGTCATCCTTATTTCATATGGCCTCATACTCTCTAATATCCTCCAAATAAAATCTACTGCAGGCAGATCTAAAGCCTTCAACACCTGCAGTTCTCATATAATTGCTGTTTCCTTGTTTTATGGGTCATGTGCCTTTATGTACCTAAAACCCTCCTCAGTTGGATCTTTGAATGAGGGCAAagtgtcttctgtcttctatacCATTGTGGTCCCCATGATGAATCCTTTAATCTACAGCTTGAGGAATAAAGATGTCAAACTTGCCCTGAGAAAAACTTTGAGCAGGAGAAAGTTTTAGTGATAAACTTAGTTGTGACAATTGTGACAGATCCAAGGTTTTCTCAGTGTAGTGCTTGCTTCACTGTcttagtgtttcatcacagtgagGTAATGTATATTTTTCCTCTTCATATTTTTgttgaagttttctttgtttccataCTGTTGTCATGTATACTTTCAGTatttaagtgttttaaaatagtttttattaattaaagGCTGTTTAAATTGGTTACAGTGTTTGCTCTAACAATGGTCTGAtagttattaaataaaatcaaaatggtTAGTCTGTATCATTCTGGACAATGTTCTTTAATCGTATCTCTTTGAAATGACTGTTTTCTGATTCACTTTTTCTTTACTGATTAAAAATACAACCCCAAAACTTCTTTAGTCACATTAATCATGTGAATATTGTAAggatataccatatatatatatatatatatatatatatatgcatatatatacacatatatacatatatatgtcaatgAAAGATATAGAGTTTAATGAAATTAGTTACTAATGCCCATTAAATAATAAGTTCAGAGTAATCTATTAGTCTTAATTTCAAGTCTAGTACTTTGTAATATGGACTGAATctactgtatttaaaaatatcatttgctAAGAAAATATTGGCATAACAATTCTCTTTTGGAATTTGGCTTTGGTTTCAAGAAATATAATGCTAGTTTAAACAGCATTTTAACAAGAactttgattcttttctttatcATACTCCTTTTTACATAGAAACAAGTTGATACCTCTTACTTTGAGCAGGAGGATACATAGTTTGCCAGTGCAGCTGAGAAAAGATTGGCTGAAATTTGACCATAGTATTTCTTACCAATGCTTTCAGAATCTTTTATTACTCTGTTGACAGTGCTTTATGCTTTGGTTTCTATTTGAATGACTGATTCATAGCTTCTTTTTGGTTCTTTTCAGtgtcttgatttttttattgagGTTTTTCTCCATGCTTTTCAGTATCATGTTTGGGATGTCTTCCTGAATTGTCTGGGTCCTAAATTGATTTCTAGATTTCACTCATCTGCATGTTTGAATTTTCTATGTGGTCACCGATTCCTTTGTAAAGcatgcctttaaattttttatttctatctattTTGTCCTCTagataattcataaaatataccAGAACGCTATACTGTCCTCTCTTATTGCCTTATTGTGTTTTTTGTGATATTCATCCAAACTTTTTAATGAGTCTGTGCTTTATTAAATTTTACagctaaatatatttttaaaaaatgatataaaacatCATGTATATCCATTAAGTAGTTAATGTATAACTCTTAAGTTTACacaaaatgaaccacattttttattttattttcatttgtttgttttgcgaGAGTTTTTTGAagggtgttttattttatttattttggtttagtgttctttattttattgaactttttgtttgtttttgtctctgctTGAGAAAGAACTAAAGTTGAATGGATAAAAAGATAGAAGGATCTGGGAAATGTTGGGGGAAtagaaaatgatgaaaataatgtatataaaaataatttaatgtaagTATAAACccattaatttttataaataattatctaaaaatatacatatatttagaaatgtatagACATACATTTTCAATTCCACTCACTACCTGctagagtataatttcttctaGAGGTAGAATTTCTAACACTGTGactgtttctaattttttaaactgTTATTTTAAACTATTAAGTGTTTCTGTTTCATTGAATTTCTATTCCATCCTTTATGGTTATAAGCAACATATGAAAGATGTCAGATCCCTTTCACCGAAATAAACATTTGTTATTGTCCTTCTTTTATGTCACCCACCATAGGGGGTGATGCTGGAATTTATAAGAAAACTAGCTTAAGATGAAGTGTATATTCTCTGTGATTAGCAGCAATATGTAATATATTctgcaaatgtatttttaaatcaactGAAGAATGCAGTCCACTTCAGG is a window of Arvicanthis niloticus isolate mArvNil1 chromosome 26, mArvNil1.pat.X, whole genome shotgun sequence DNA encoding:
- the LOC143439003 gene encoding olfactory receptor 8B8-like gives rise to the protein MVLTNGSLVTEFILLGLTDNPDLQIPLFLVFLVMYVITAFGNLTLILLTVLNSHLHTPMYFFLFNLSFIDLCYSSVVTPKMLMNFVLKKNIIGFAGCMTQLYFFCFFVISECYVLTAMAYDRYVAICNPLMYNVAMSPKVCSYLMLGSYLMGFSDAMIHTGCILRLTFCDGNTINHYFCDVLPLMKLSCTSTYVNEVEIFIVGGKDITVPSIVILISYGLILSNILQIKSTAGRSKAFNTCSSHIIAVSLFYGSCAFMYLKPSSVGSLNEGKVSSVFYTIVVPMMNPLIYSLRNKDVKLALRKTLSRRKF